A window of the Isosphaera pallida ATCC 43644 genome harbors these coding sequences:
- a CDS encoding M48 family metallopeptidase — protein MPPPTLLIALILAFGLSAGTIGAPPVNGWEGMIRGVAALGLPVLVALLVAAAGRLVSLSSRAHPDRLGVLGRAYLTHASLGAEVALLGVFAWTIHGLNWPATVAWLTGRIGVVVPLLNETLVLAPYIIGLGLIWWGLYLGERAVCPPRWRPRRLESVRAYLIAKARRSLAIVLPLVAAIALMQQLFERLLPEGFQGGSVHLAAMGLVGLGSLTALPLLVKRMWPYHPLEPGPLRNRLLDLARRRRVRISEIHVWQTDHTLATAAVTGFGFGPRYVFLTDALLEHLDDERIVAVFGHELSHLHRRHIRWFGVALLGAVGLAALVNWLIDRSGGLDVASLFWGEAVRQAPAALVLGGVVFFVFGAMSRSFERQADLDGARALSQTRSAADSTDPAHAPPLAGPDDPPDRYGLEVFIATLRQVAAINHLSVRRWTWRHGRMADRIAFLERVRDHPETELIFLRRLRRRGRWIAAVTTFTTLMAWLTGSFDLLR, from the coding sequence ATGCCGCCGCCCACCCTGCTGATCGCGTTGATTCTGGCCTTTGGACTCTCCGCTGGGACGATCGGAGCGCCACCGGTCAATGGCTGGGAGGGGATGATTCGAGGGGTGGCCGCTTTGGGGCTGCCGGTTCTCGTCGCGCTTTTGGTGGCGGCGGCGGGCCGCCTGGTGTCGCTGAGTTCGCGGGCACATCCCGACCGCCTGGGGGTTCTGGGACGAGCCTACCTGACCCATGCCTCGTTGGGGGCTGAAGTGGCACTCCTGGGGGTGTTTGCTTGGACGATCCACGGCTTGAACTGGCCGGCAACCGTCGCCTGGCTCACCGGCCGGATCGGCGTGGTCGTGCCTCTTTTGAACGAGACCCTCGTGTTGGCCCCTTATATAATCGGTCTAGGGCTGATTTGGTGGGGGTTGTATCTGGGCGAGCGGGCGGTCTGTCCGCCACGCTGGCGTCCCCGTCGCTTGGAGAGCGTCCGAGCCTATCTGATCGCCAAAGCGCGGCGATCGCTGGCGATCGTGTTGCCTTTGGTGGCGGCGATCGCCCTGATGCAACAACTCTTCGAGCGGTTGCTGCCGGAAGGTTTCCAGGGAGGCTCGGTTCACCTAGCGGCAATGGGATTGGTGGGGCTGGGGAGCTTGACGGCCTTGCCGCTGCTGGTGAAGCGAATGTGGCCCTACCATCCGCTGGAACCGGGACCCTTGAGGAACCGTTTGCTCGACCTGGCGCGACGACGCAGGGTGCGGATCAGTGAAATTCATGTCTGGCAAACCGACCACACCTTGGCGACCGCCGCGGTCACGGGCTTCGGTTTCGGCCCACGCTACGTCTTCTTAACCGACGCGCTGCTGGAACACCTGGACGACGAGCGGATTGTCGCGGTGTTCGGTCATGAATTGTCCCATCTGCACCGCCGTCACATCCGCTGGTTCGGAGTCGCTCTGCTGGGCGCGGTCGGTCTGGCCGCCCTGGTCAACTGGCTCATTGATCGCTCGGGAGGATTGGACGTGGCCTCGCTCTTCTGGGGCGAAGCGGTCCGCCAAGCTCCGGCGGCGTTGGTCTTGGGCGGGGTCGTCTTTTTCGTCTTCGGCGCGATGTCGCGGTCCTTCGAGCGTCAGGCCGATCTCGACGGCGCGCGGGCGTTGAGCCAAACGCGGTCTGCCGCTGATTCCACCGACCCCGCGCACGCCCCACCGCTTGCCGGTCCCGACGACCCTCCCGACCGGTACGGCCTGGAGGTCTTCATCGCCACCTTGAGACAAGTTGCCGCGATCAACCACCTCTCAGTGCGTCGCTGGACCTGGCGTCATGGACGGATGGCCGACCGGATTGCGTTTCTGGAGCGGGTGCGGGATCATCCGGAGACCGAGCTGATTTTTCTGAGGCGGTTGCGACGCCGGGGTCGTTGGATCGCCGCGGTGACCACCTTTACCACACTCATGGCCTGGCTGACTGGCTCGTTCGACCTGCTCCGCTAG